The Primulina eburnea isolate SZY01 chromosome 8, ASM2296580v1, whole genome shotgun sequence genome contains a region encoding:
- the LOC140838768 gene encoding triose phosphate/phosphate translocator, chloroplastic isoform X3, with protein sequence MWYFLNVIFNIINKKIYNYFPYPYFVSVIHLFVGVIYCLLSWTVGLPKRAPMDSTLLKLLIPVAVCHAIGHVTSNVSFAAVAVSFTHTVKALEPFFNAAASQFILGQQIPFALWLSLAPVVIGVSMASLTELSFNWLGFISAMISNISFTYRSIYSKKAMTDMDSTNLYAYISIIALIVCIPPAVILEGPQLMKYGFNDAIAKVGLTKFITDLFWVGMFYHLYNQLATNTLERVAPLTHAVGNVLKRVFVIGFSIIVFGNKISLQTGIGTSIAIAGVALYSFIKAKMEEEKRQKKSL encoded by the exons atgtG GTATTTCTTGAACGTGATTTTCAACATTATCAACAAGAAGATCTACAATTACTTTCCCTATCCATA TTTTGTGTCTGTGATACATTTATTTGTTGGTGTTATCTACTGCTTGTTAAGCTGGACTGTGGGCCTTCCTAAGAGAGCT CCAATGGACTCGACTCTCTTGAAGCTTCTCATCCCTGTTGCTGTTTGCCATGCCATCGGCCATGTAACAAGCAACGTCTCCTTTGCTGCGGTTGCAGTCTCTTTCACTCACACAGTCAAAG CACTCGAGCCTTTCTTCAATGCTGCGGCCTCGCAATTCATTCTTGGACAGCAAATACCTTTCGCTTTGTGGCTGTCACTGGCTCCAGTCGTCATTG GTGTATCAATGGCATCACTGACTGAATTGTCATTCAACTGGCTTGGATTTATTAGTGCTATGATTTCGAATATTTCATTCACCTACAGGAGCATTTATTCGAAGAAAGCTATG ACTGATATGGATAGCACTAACTTGTATGCCTACATTTCAATAATTGCCCTCATTGTTTGCATTCCACCAGCCGTAATA TTGGAGGGACCTCAACTGATGAAGTATGGGTTTAACGATGCAATTGCTAAAGTAGGTTTGACCAAGTTCATCACGGACCTTTTCTGGGTCGGAATGTTTTACCATCTCTACAATCAG CTGGCAACCAACACTCTAGAGAGAGTGGCTCCGCTCACACATGCTGTTGGAAATGTGTTGAAGCGTGTTTTCGTGATTGGCTTCTCAATCATAGTCTTTG GTAATAAGATTTCATTGCAAACCGGTATTGGAACCAGCATTGCCATTGCCGGAGTTGCGCTCTACTCCTTCATCAAGGCCAAGATGGAAGAAGAGAAACGG CAGAAGAAATCTTTGTGA
- the LOC140838768 gene encoding triose phosphate/phosphate translocator, chloroplastic isoform X1, which yields MESRVISGVTVRGVVLPPKPAARLNGNCMLPVVRLRDAGNLIWGRQLRPAVLLEASPTTVPISMVAKREGLQPCHAAASSPAEGGDLAGEAKVGFLKKYPALVTGFFFFMWYFLNVIFNIINKKIYNYFPYPYFVSVIHLFVGVIYCLLSWTVGLPKRAPMDSTLLKLLIPVAVCHAIGHVTSNVSFAAVAVSFTHTVKALEPFFNAAASQFILGQQIPFALWLSLAPVVIGVSMASLTELSFNWLGFISAMISNISFTYRSIYSKKAMTDMDSTNLYAYISIIALIVCIPPAVILEGPQLMKYGFNDAIAKVGLTKFITDLFWVGMFYHLYNQLATNTLERVAPLTHAVGNVLKRVFVIGFSIIVFGNKISLQTGIGTSIAIAGVALYSFIKAKMEEEKRQKKSL from the exons ATGGAGTCTCGCGTGATCAGCGGCGTCACCGTTCGCGGTGTTGTGCTTCCACCAAAACCGGCGGCCCGACTCAATGGGAACTGTATGTTGCCCGTCGTGAGGCTCAGGGATGCCGGAAATTTGATATGGGGTAGGCAGCTCCGACCGGCGGTGCTTCTTGAGGCTTCTCCGACGACAGTACCGATTTCAATGGTGGCCAAGAGAGAGGGTTTACAACCGTGTCACGCGGCCGCTTCTTCTCCCGCAGAGGGCGGCGATTTAGCCGG GGAGGCCAAGGTGGGATTTTTGAAGAAGTACCCAGCTCTTGTCACaggcttcttcttcttcatgtG GTATTTCTTGAACGTGATTTTCAACATTATCAACAAGAAGATCTACAATTACTTTCCCTATCCATA TTTTGTGTCTGTGATACATTTATTTGTTGGTGTTATCTACTGCTTGTTAAGCTGGACTGTGGGCCTTCCTAAGAGAGCT CCAATGGACTCGACTCTCTTGAAGCTTCTCATCCCTGTTGCTGTTTGCCATGCCATCGGCCATGTAACAAGCAACGTCTCCTTTGCTGCGGTTGCAGTCTCTTTCACTCACACAGTCAAAG CACTCGAGCCTTTCTTCAATGCTGCGGCCTCGCAATTCATTCTTGGACAGCAAATACCTTTCGCTTTGTGGCTGTCACTGGCTCCAGTCGTCATTG GTGTATCAATGGCATCACTGACTGAATTGTCATTCAACTGGCTTGGATTTATTAGTGCTATGATTTCGAATATTTCATTCACCTACAGGAGCATTTATTCGAAGAAAGCTATG ACTGATATGGATAGCACTAACTTGTATGCCTACATTTCAATAATTGCCCTCATTGTTTGCATTCCACCAGCCGTAATA TTGGAGGGACCTCAACTGATGAAGTATGGGTTTAACGATGCAATTGCTAAAGTAGGTTTGACCAAGTTCATCACGGACCTTTTCTGGGTCGGAATGTTTTACCATCTCTACAATCAG CTGGCAACCAACACTCTAGAGAGAGTGGCTCCGCTCACACATGCTGTTGGAAATGTGTTGAAGCGTGTTTTCGTGATTGGCTTCTCAATCATAGTCTTTG GTAATAAGATTTCATTGCAAACCGGTATTGGAACCAGCATTGCCATTGCCGGAGTTGCGCTCTACTCCTTCATCAAGGCCAAGATGGAAGAAGAGAAACGG CAGAAGAAATCTTTGTGA
- the LOC140838768 gene encoding triose phosphate/phosphate translocator, chloroplastic isoform X2 produces MESRVISGVTVRGVVLPPKPAARLNGNCMLPVVRLRDAGNLIWGRQLRPAVLLEASPTTVPISMVAKREGLQPCHAAASSPAEGGDLAGEAKVGFLKKYPALVTGFFFFMWYFLNVIFNIINKKIYNYFPYPYFVSVIHLFVGVIYCLLSWTVGLPKRAPMDSTLLKLLIPVAVCHAIGHVTSNVSFAAVAVSFTHTVKALEPFFNAAASQFILGQQIPFALWLSLAPVVIGVSMASLTELSFNWLGFISAMISNISFTYRSIYSKKAMTDMDSTNLYAYISIIALIVCIPPAVILEGPQLMKYGFNDAIAKVGLTKFITDLFWVGMFYHLYNQLATNTLERVAPLTHAVGNVLKRVFVIGFSIIVFGNKISLQTGIGTSIAIAGVALYSFIKAKMEEEKRKKSL; encoded by the exons ATGGAGTCTCGCGTGATCAGCGGCGTCACCGTTCGCGGTGTTGTGCTTCCACCAAAACCGGCGGCCCGACTCAATGGGAACTGTATGTTGCCCGTCGTGAGGCTCAGGGATGCCGGAAATTTGATATGGGGTAGGCAGCTCCGACCGGCGGTGCTTCTTGAGGCTTCTCCGACGACAGTACCGATTTCAATGGTGGCCAAGAGAGAGGGTTTACAACCGTGTCACGCGGCCGCTTCTTCTCCCGCAGAGGGCGGCGATTTAGCCGG GGAGGCCAAGGTGGGATTTTTGAAGAAGTACCCAGCTCTTGTCACaggcttcttcttcttcatgtG GTATTTCTTGAACGTGATTTTCAACATTATCAACAAGAAGATCTACAATTACTTTCCCTATCCATA TTTTGTGTCTGTGATACATTTATTTGTTGGTGTTATCTACTGCTTGTTAAGCTGGACTGTGGGCCTTCCTAAGAGAGCT CCAATGGACTCGACTCTCTTGAAGCTTCTCATCCCTGTTGCTGTTTGCCATGCCATCGGCCATGTAACAAGCAACGTCTCCTTTGCTGCGGTTGCAGTCTCTTTCACTCACACAGTCAAAG CACTCGAGCCTTTCTTCAATGCTGCGGCCTCGCAATTCATTCTTGGACAGCAAATACCTTTCGCTTTGTGGCTGTCACTGGCTCCAGTCGTCATTG GTGTATCAATGGCATCACTGACTGAATTGTCATTCAACTGGCTTGGATTTATTAGTGCTATGATTTCGAATATTTCATTCACCTACAGGAGCATTTATTCGAAGAAAGCTATG ACTGATATGGATAGCACTAACTTGTATGCCTACATTTCAATAATTGCCCTCATTGTTTGCATTCCACCAGCCGTAATA TTGGAGGGACCTCAACTGATGAAGTATGGGTTTAACGATGCAATTGCTAAAGTAGGTTTGACCAAGTTCATCACGGACCTTTTCTGGGTCGGAATGTTTTACCATCTCTACAATCAG CTGGCAACCAACACTCTAGAGAGAGTGGCTCCGCTCACACATGCTGTTGGAAATGTGTTGAAGCGTGTTTTCGTGATTGGCTTCTCAATCATAGTCTTTG GTAATAAGATTTCATTGCAAACCGGTATTGGAACCAGCATTGCCATTGCCGGAGTTGCGCTCTACTCCTTCATCAAGGCCAAGATGGAAGAAGAGAAACGG AAGAAATCTTTGTGA